The Zalophus californianus isolate mZalCal1 chromosome X, mZalCal1.pri.v2, whole genome shotgun sequence genomic interval TAAAGTAGGGAGGATCCATACTTCACAAGGTTGATGTGACAACAACACAACGTCTGGAAAGCATCTGAAATAGTACCTCAAATATAGCATGCACTTATAACACTGGGTgttcaaaaaaggagaaaaactgatGGATTTAACTTTGAGTGAGACTAAAAACGGACTTCTTTAGTCCTCTTATATGTGTTAGATCACCAGTATGTAACAGAATAGCAACGTACATACACACCTGTAAGGTCTGAGACAAATCAGAAAGAGGAGGTCCTCAaaacaggcagagaaggaaataaaggaaaaagactaAATTTGACTAAACAGAGTTAAGGGTCAGTAGCTAGTTTCCTGTAAACTGAACTCAGAGAACCATAATCCTCATTCTTAAGGAACTATTGAAGCACAGCCATGGGGAGACGTGGATGTAATTATTGCTTACCTTAACTTcgttatatttttctaaatgcttcAAAGCCATCTGCTGGCTTTAAAAAACTATCCATGTGTCTTTGAATATAAGATACAAAGTCTgtaaatttttaacttttgtctTTGTAACCCACACATGGCAGAGAGGAAACATAATATTTTGAGTGTTTTTCTCAGATAGATAGCACTAGGGACTACATGGGTGATGATTTCATCTGGTTAAATAGAGAATGGACTGAAAAAGAGGCAGAGTTTTGAAAGgggaacataaaaaagaaaatcatacaaaTACATGTCTATCCTTTCCTTtggaaatcttttgtttttttttttttttttttaactgggacATAATTTCTTTCTACACATAgccaggaagattaaaaaaaaaaaaaaaggctaaatctTTACCACATACTGAAGGGAACAATCCAGAGGCCACAGTGAGGTCAGGAACAGGCTGATTTGGGGATACAGTGGGTGTGCACATAAGTGGCCATTCAGTCTGGAATAAGATAATGGTCAAGTTGGGGTCAGCAGCTCTCTGGGTGTTCAAACGCCTCAGTCCCTTCTCTAAATGTTACCTGCCCTGGGCTTGGGGTGGGCTATGCCATACTCTCTCTACATTCTTTCTAAGTGAATTTATCCAGTCACAATGCTTCCCGTGTGTATATTCCCAAGCTTGACTTCCTATCTGAGctccagattcatttttttcccagctgCCTGCATGATAGTTCTATTTGGATATCTAATAGGCATCTCAGATTTTATGTGATACGACTTTCCCATTCTTCCAACCCAGATGTGCCTCTGGCAAAAGTCCCCAAATTAATAAATAGCACTATTGTCAACCCAGGTGTTCAAGTCCAAACATCAGAACctagattattttcatttctccttcttcacCTCTGGTCCATGAGCAAACCTTGTTGACTCATCCAAGTCCAACTAGAATGTGTCTCATCCTCCACTTGTGAGCCTCCCCTCCAATTCAGCCACCAATATCTCTCATTGGACCAACTATAGTATCTCCTGACTGGCCTCCCAGCTTCAGGTCTTCCCCAACCCCCTACATTCTTCAAAGCAGCCAGACTCACTGACTTAACATTCAAGGGGATTTATTGTACTTCATATTCAGTATCACAGATTTGAGTTTCAGCCTTGACCATGTATTCTTCAGCTCTTCTAATAAGGTAATTTTGGTTTTCTGGTACCACATTACTTTCCTGGAAGAAAGGGTAcaattgaaggaaaaaatatatttagatgttTTGTAAGGGCAGTATGCATGTCCAGCATGGTGACTTATGAACTCACTCCCCTGTCTGTGGGAAAGTGAGCTGAGGCTCAGTTACACTGTCACTTGCGCCCAGGGTAGCTTGTCAAAGAGATACTCTGCCAAGCTGGCTTCTGGTGTCTCCATCATGCTACCCagttaacaaaatttaacatttgcATATATCAGTAAACtaaaaattttcaagtaaaatttaaGAACCCTTTATTTTAATGCCTGCCTGATCCCATTCCCTCCACTTTCTCCAGAGGCAACCCCAATTGTGACTGTCAGgtcatgtttttatacttttaccaTGCACTGTCTCCCACATTCACCAGGGctccacctcaccccaccccaccccattccaccccaccccattccaCCCCTACATCATTTATAAAGGGAAGattgattttgtgttttccagGATCCCATAGAATaccttctccctccatctctggAGATCCTGAGCTGTGTGTGGTTGGGGcatgggtgggtggagggactGCTGGAAAGGCGAGAGATTTGGACACGAATCAACCAGAGAactttaacaaataattttattggaagaaatggcaaaactggaagaaaaaaccTGGAACGTTTTGCAAAGGCAATACTGCAATATGCAGGCTCGGCATGGTGACCAGGGAAAGTCACCATGCACCCTGTGGCTAGAGGGGAAACAGTCCCAACTCAGTTCTTTTTGTCGCTGTCGCCCAGGGTGAGCTTGTCAAAGAGGTACTCTGCCATGCCGGCTTCCGGGGCCCCCATCTTGCTCAGGTTGGTGACATAGGCCCCCAGCTCTTTGATGGACTTGACTTGCTCGTGCAGGTAGTGGCTCTCGAGGAAGTCGCACAGGTGGGCGTCGCTCTTGTCGGTGGCCAGCTGGTGCAGGTCGAGCAGGCTCTGGTTCACGCTCTTCTCCAGGTGCAGGGCGCACTCCATGGCCTTCAGGCCGCTCTCCCAGTCGTCGCGGTCCGGCTTCTTGATGTCACGGAGGCGGATGCGGCCCCCGCGCTGGTTCTGCAGCTGCATCAGCTTCTCGGCATGCTCGGTCTCCTCGCGGGACTGGCGCAGGAAGAACTGGGCGAAGTTCTTCAGGGCCACGTCGTCGCGGTCGAAGTAGAAGGCCATGGACAGGTACACGTAGGAGGCGTAGAGCTCCAGGTTGATCTGGCTGTTGATGGCGGCCTCGCAGTCGGGGTGGTAGTTCTGGCGCACTTGTGAGAGTGGCGAGGTGGCCATGGCTGGCAGCCCGGGCATCAAGGCGAAGGTGGTGCTGAAGCGAGGGCTGTGGGGCCAAAGGCGGTGGCGGCGGGTCCTCGGCGCCTTTTCAGGGTGGGCGACGAGGGAGGCAGGAGGCGGGCAGGCTCCTGGGCTAGCGGCTCACGAGCTCTGGGCTGGAACCGGAAGGTGGGTCCGTTACCcgggagttggggggtggggtgaggatcCGTTAGCAGGTCATTGGGGTCAGAGGGGAGGGTGCCCTGGGCTCTCGTGGGGCTAGGGGGGCGTGactgggcggggctgggggcggggctggggcggggcggaGCGCGAGCGCTGTTCCGGGTTCCAAGGAGCTGGGTGACAGagcgactctgtgctgagcgggTGGCCTACATAATGCTTTTAAATGTTACTCGTGAATAGAAGTGCAACCGTTTTGAGTTAGTCACATGCATGGTTTCTTTGAGCAATGTACTGGAATATTGTCCTGATGGGATTGTTCATTAAGTACAGTGTGGAATCATTGGAATATTTAGTATCACAGAGCTTTATTTGGATGGCAGCTATCTTCAGTGACTCAACATCCATATTAatgacacttcttttttttttaagattttatttatttgagagagagaatgagagagagagagtacatgagagggggagggtcagagggagaagcagactccctgccaagcagggagcccgatgcgggactcgatcccgggactccaggatcatgacctgagccgaaggcagtcgcttaaccaactgagccacccaggcgtcccttaatgACACTTCTGATAGCCTCCTTATTCAGTTCCTGGAGGGACCTCCACTTCTCTCCTATTCATGATCAGGTTCAGTCTTTTCCAACAGAGCAGCACCTCCAAAGTCTCAGCGAATCTTTCCACCTCTCAGTCTTCCACTCTTTTTGCACTTGTTCTTCACTCCCCGTATTCCCTCTCATCTCTTACTCTTGCAGCGCAGTGCTAGTAACACATTCCTTCTGCACTGTCTGGACCCCAGTATGGACAGCGTCAGTGATCTCTTCACTGACATCCTAGATTTGCTCACCCCCTCTCACCTGGCTCGCCAGTTCCCTTCCTCTTGGGTAAATgcagatttctcttttctctcgCAGAAAACACAAGTTTTAGGTGCATTCTTAGAGAATGCACTGCTAACCATGTGGATGTATCCCTCCCTCCGACCTCATCTGTACTTTCACTGCCACTCAgcaagcctctttttttttttttaaactccttcaGTTATATTCTGTGGAATGAACCACAGTGGTAGGAAATACCACTGATCTCAAAttgccttttattcattcattcaacaaatatttattgattacctaATATTGCCCAGGCACTGGTCTGTGATTTGGGCCTACATTAGTAACAAAGAGACAAATTCTGTTCCCATGGGGTTTGCATTTTAATGGAGAAGCAGACCAAactaaacaaacacaaaactgcCATCTTCCCCCCTTATTGTTGTAAGTGCATGCATACAAGATACTACACACGTATATGGAAATTTAAAAGGCAATATATCCTCAGAATTAAAGGATATTATAATGGAAGACATAAAACCATCCTAGGTAttgataattcatttatttgtgcattAATGCAACAACTGTTTAGATACTCCGaatatgtgtcagacactgttttTGATTCTGGAGATACACAGAAAAATCAAATGTGGTCTCTGTTCTCAAGGTAGAAGATAGAGTGACAGAATATTATAAGTACTCTCAGATAAAGTTAGAATAACCTATTTTTTAGAAAGGTTTATTCCCATGGCTCTAATTAATGcacctttgtttttttgttttttggtctctttatttctctttggaaatttatactattttataatcACTGTTTATGATGAAAGCAAAGGATCAAATATCAAATGTCATGATGTAAACTTACCTAGGCAGTTTTAAAGGTATTTAATTGTTGATtctgtaaataaatagaaatctattTGATAAGGTGATTTTAATGATAGAATCACATACTACAGATGGAAAAGAACTACATGATCAATTTCTCAATGAGAAAAATTTACTCCTTATTTTCTTAACACCAGTGTTTAGTCTTAATATAATTGTAgacttttcaaaatttccttgggAGATTCCATTGTATAATGAAAAGAATCTATTTAAGCAGAAGGGATCTTGATTTTGtagaatattttctcattatgtCTCaagattatttaataatttatcccttctcaaatatttaaaaataataatactattgAATGGTTACTAAAGGGTGATAATGGtgtttctcaaatatttcatTCCTCATCATTACCTCCTAGGGAAGAAGgtaatggtaaaatatatattataaataagagAAAGCTAAGACTTAAAAACCAACTTTTCTAAGGGAAATCAATAAAGAAGCATGGACTGGAACTTCAAATTTCTACAAAGGAAATATacacaaatagaaacaaaagcgTTACATCCAGTTTTctaaaatgaggaataaaaaactaaatataaacatAGAATGAGAAAACTTCAAAGCAGATCATGTTTCTTAAAAACATCAATATAGATCTATAAGATAAAGgtttctttgaaatgtttctgGTCAGTGTTTGTATTGTATTAGTgttctacagagaaacagaaccaataggatatatatatacacacatgcacacacatatatatgaaagtgtgtgtatctatctatatatatatataaatgtgtgtatatgtatataaaaataaggaatttgctCACATATTTATGGATGCTGATAAGTCCCCAAATCTGCATTAGCAGAGCTGATAGTGTAGCTCAAAGACCAGCAGCCTGGAAGCCCAGAAAGTTCAAGTCAAAGGCAGGGAAAAAATCAATGTTCCAGGTCAAAGCCAATCAGGCAGGAAGGGTTCTCTCTTACTCAGTGGTAGTCagccttctgttttcttcaggcCTTCAAATGATTGCAAGAGGCTTACCCATATTAGGAAGGGCAATGTGCTTTACTCACTCcactattttaaatgttaatttcatggaaaaacaccctcacaggcaTACACAGAATAATATTTGACTAAATATCTGGGTACTCcaggcccagtcaagttgacatgtaaaattaaccatcacagcattattcataataagtGCAGAGTCAACAAATAAAACTTACAGTGCCACAAATGTGAAAACTCTTTGATTTTTACTTctattcatcatttaaaaatgttacagaaCTAATAGTTAGACAATAAGTTCTGACACAGTGTCAGTGATTAactcatattcattcattcactgtaTATTTCTAgtgagcacctattatatgctGGGTATTTTCATAGGTACTAACATAAAAACTTGTTCTGTAAActcatatttgcattttttgcAGTGAAGTGCTATTCAATGTTCCATATAATCCCTTCTTTAAATATTAATACATGCAGTAAGTTTGATGATATATTCATAGGGAAGTGGACCATAAATAGCAGCAGTTGGTGACTTATGTCACTCTccataaataaatgtgtgtatacatttacatatgtatatatgcatatatgtaagcttacatgcatatatgtaaacttgtatgtgtgtgtgtgcatgcatatgtataAAGAAATCATTTAATGAGGGGTAAGAAAAGTGATGTATCAATCCAAAATCAATATTATTTATCAATCCAAAGTCAATATTAATCTGTCTCTGGGCTGTTGACTCTGTATTATCTCACTATTACTGATACtctctgagttaatttttattattatcactcatattttacaggtaaagaaattgTGAATTAGAGAATATGCTCAAGCACACATCTTGTAAAAGCAGAGAGTGACATTCTAAGTGATTTTTCTCTAGGCAGTTTGGAAAGTTTGGCTGGACCATCATGATGAACTCTGTTAAGACAAAGACTGTTTAACTTGTTTGATGCTAAATTTCACATAGTAGAGGctcaaaaataagaattaaaagatTGAGAGGTCTATTAAATTAAACAATGAGTGGGAATGGATGTTGAATATGTATTTAAACTGTGTttcttttagaaggaaaaaaatcacagataccCAATGGTGGCAATTTActgttataattttaatttggtaTGCATAAAGACAAAACTAGGTATAAAAATCTCTGCTTAAAGGTATGCTTTTATAACTgtaaatgtatacaaataaatgtttatatttatttaatatttatttttatatttgtttacttatatttattatcataaatatatacagataaaactataaaactaataaaattaaaattaagaaattccaATTCCGTATCACATTATGCTTTTTGTCTTAAGTACAATCACTTTTCACTGATAGTAAATTTAGTTGCCAAGGTGCAAGTTTTTTTTGAGTGTGCCGTGCCTCTATGCCCCAATATACATTCGTCATCTCAGTTCTTGACTACTCTTCTTTACTGAAACGATTGACATTTGCTTTCAGTTTGTGGAAGTCATCATTTAAATATTGTCCGTCcgtgttctttttttattaacttgtATAAAATAAGGTGATACTTTATTCTGATGCAGCTCATTTCATGAAGTATTAAAAGGCTTAATAACTTCAATAACTGAAGGTGCTGAAGTTCCATTCTATTAAACTATTGTGCATTTCCCAGTCATCACTTTAAAAGGAAGTTTTAGCCTTTGCAGTTGGTAAAACAAGTCAACATGACCATAAAGGTGGACATGGGACAGTTGTCATTTTTACACTAGGATATGCTAGTCATACAGAAGTCACATTCAACATGATTCAGAGCACACATGCAAATGTGGACATGGAGTTTGTGTGGCTGTATTGAGCTATGAAGAAATCAAGATGATCCTCAAAATGgttctagaaatttttaatttagatgTAAACACAAGAACAGATCCATGGAATTCACAAATACAGCCAGAGAGCACTAAGTTAGAATGGCATGAACACACCATATATCTGATCAGTAAGTATTTAGGATTTAATAAATGGCCAGCTTTGTGCTGTGTGCTGAATGATTGCAACAGACACTGACTTTAATCTCATAGCCTAAAGTTTGTTTCAGTTCACTTTGTTCaccaataaaatgcaaatatggcCAATATAAAATTAGTTGCTAATGAGTTGATAattaatagaatatatattaatttatttactttgaaatattcacgtgtattcaaaaatattttgtttcaaatcttTACTTCTGTTGTCACAGATACGGAAATTTCTACAGGAGTTCTCATACCTTTTCCTACATAGCAATTATGTTTAGGGAAAATATATTTAGTGAAATTAGGTTAGTTAACCTTGTcaaccttaaaataaaatgtccagttattttaccagcacaATGAGTTTATATGGGAATAGCAGGGAATTGCAATTCGAGACAGGCAAACTATGACAAACCATTGGCAATTCTGGAGAGCAAAGGAGTGGACTTGCTTTTATTGATGAAAGATGGAAATTGGGAGGGGCAGTATAGAACAAAAGTCCATTATAGGAAGGTGAGAGTTCAAACTTCTAATTGGCTGAGTATGGGAGTTTCTCATTGGCTGTTGCTGTTGATGGGcaagaagaaaattttccttcctcctgctggggtagTAAACTAAGTTTCTTCCTGCTGAGGTCAGATTCTTCCAGTTGGGGTTTGCAATCCACAGTGAGTGGTCGTGTCtgagagctcccccttcaggGCTTTCCAACTCCATTTTAGATGAGATTTCCATTATTTGTTTCCCAACCTAAAGATCCAGAATGTCTTGGTTGAAGCTCTAGGTGTTTTGTTCATTAAACACAAATGTATGTTTTTCCAAACTAGTTAGGGGAAAAAACATAATCCTTTCAAAATTTTCCTGTGATTCCATACCTTACTCTAATATTAACCCAGAGTGTTAATAGGATAAGCTTATATTTAATGTGATCATTATTCTTCATAATTTGACATGAATAACCAATTTACtctcagtttttaattttctaaacttttCTTCCACATTCTGAATGgcttatttgattttttcctctttcataaaaatgtaattaccTCAACCAGCAAATATTAAAACTCAGTGAAAAACACAACTTACAAAAGCAGAAGTTTTTTTGTAAAGAGCTTCCTGtgtattatttacatttattatcttctttttgaGCTTTTAATTCTTCAATTCTTGCTTGTCAGGAAAATAAACAATGTCCTTTTGACTTATTTTCTGAAGACTTTTGCCATATTCCAAAAATATCTCTGAATATTTAAGGTCATGGCAGCCTATTTAGGGAATTTCAAATTCCTAGGAAATATCTGATACTTAGTAGCTTTCTGCCAAAATGATCGTAAACCTCATTTATTTCAATATGAATCAGTGGATTGGGATATATTCTTTAGATAAGAAAGATTATTTAACGTTTCACTTTTGCTCATACAGATGGTGCTCTTAAGTTATGATTTCTTGCATGACAAACAACTCTTGAGGAAAGGCTCGTTAATAATCTGCCAAATGCTATTGCTTTTATGACTCAGTTGTCCATTAGTAATGTTACCCCTTGATTTTCTCCTGCCAGAAAAGTGCTGATTCTTTGAAATCATTGGCAGTGATATGAATTTATATAGCACGTGTTTGTGTTTTGTGTGCGCacgcgtgcgtgtgcatgtgcgtgtgcatgtgtgtgtgtgtgtgtgtgtgtgttggaagaGGGGTTGAGTGCAAAGACAAAACCTAGCATTTCTTTTCAGGAGATGAATTAAGGATGTGCTGTGGAGGAACTGGTGGATTTGGGAAGGAAGGTGAGGCTAAAGGCGGCCCTCTTGAAAGGATAGAGGCCATTGAAACTGGAAATTGAGTGGgagaaatcttttgaaaaaattcctGAGGGATAACACTTTGTGTGTGGTAAAGTCCCTGGCTTAGAGTAGAAGGGGAAAGCTGAGCTGAGAGCAGCTTCTGGTGGCactgaatattattttcttttacctcCTGCTATTCATACATTCCTTAGCATTCCTTAGAGCCTAACAAACCACCAAAGACTAAAAACATTAATGATAACTAGAAATATCAGTTCCATGTCCAAAATAATGTACTTAAATTGCTTCCTTCCCTATTTTACCATGTCTCTGTCAATTATCAATGCTTTTATTCCCTCCTAAATCATTACTTTGGTCCTTAATCAAATGTATTCCTCAGTTATCCTacagagaaatacaattttccCAATGTGGCCCTTCtcccttaattctttttttctttttcacattaacAATCCctaatttttagggaaaaaaagtttataaatggATCAAAGTACACAATTCCCCAAATTATGATAAGCAATTCTTATATTATTACAGATTGGTAAATACATTGATCACATCAGAGTATTTTAGTTAATCATTTTGTCTGCAGAGATTATAGGTACAAGAGAAAAAACATTCAGTTTATTCAGTTGTTACAAATGTAGGAGGGGAAATGGAGATAGGAATAATAAGATTCTATGCAGAACCAAAAGtctactttcttttctcccagagACACTGTTTTATAAACCATGGTGGTGATTCTCCTAGCCATCCTGTTAAATGTATTTGGTTAGATTACATTCTAAATTAAACCAGTTCATTGGAGTAAGTCTCTGTATGGGACACATGGTTTTATAAAACTGTTTCATAGCTGAATGATGTAGAGCATCTCTCAGGCTATCTTCTTGCAAAGGAGTGTTGTTAGGTCaaataaacaagagaaaacaggtaataatataataatcagactatttttgtaaaatagcaattcatttcaaaatttgtGATAGGTTCAATAACATCTTAGAAAAtcatggtgtgtatgtgtgtactgaatgcatatatttgtgtgtacatATGATTTAATAGCTAATGTTAATGTTAGCTAAAATTTGGACCTTAATGTGGATTGTGGTATGAATATGTGTTATTCTAAAGAGATATGATTAACATGAATTAATAGCCTGTATTTCATAATTTGGGTTAGAGtgatataatgtataaataataataataacatggaatatttttgccCACTCTTCCAAAGTTGGACATTAGCCAGGTAAAGTTGAATTAGCAGGAACATGCATTTTATCTGATTATAAGTGTGTTTTTTTGTGAACTTTTAATTActtaaaagatacaaatgttgctTTAGAAGCCATGGAGTAAGATTAAGCCAATAGAGAACTAAGTTTATTGATTATACTGCATTTTTTGTATCCATAATATGAAgtgattctgaaatttttttttgctagctACTAGAAAATAAGCTAAGATTTATGGTAGTTCTTTGAATGCTTCCATCAAAGTTCCATCAATAGGAATGTGCAGTCAGCCTTCTTTTGATTAAATCAGTGGACATAACATAGTAACATTTACATGTCCTCTGACAGTTTTATTACTTTAACAACACAATAAATGGTCAAGATTTTAGACCCTTGAGAGATCTTCTAACTACATACCAGAGAATTTCATGTGAACCTGGCATGAACCATCTTATAAAATAGAACTTCATCTGCTTATTACCTAAATCTATCTATATTAGTGAAATGGAGCTGTGGTTCAGGTAATCAAATATGTATACACTGAGATAGGAACAACCTTCATATTTTTTCTGGAATTTATCTATGTAAGAAAATAAACGGAACCtattacaaatatgaaaaaaattagccTGATGTTCATTCTTATTAAGAATTTGAGTAAGCCATTTGTTCTCCCTTAGCctcaagttctttaaaaaaagtggtctTGGACTATATTCTTTCTGAGATTTTGTGGTCAAATGATTATATGCCCAGGGATTTTAACCCTTGGCTGTGAATCAAAATCAACTGAGGGAATTTCGATTGAGCAGATTCAGGATAGAAGTTTGGTATATGTACTTTTAAGAAGTGCCACAAGTGATTGTGATACTCAGCCAGGATATGGAATGGTGATTCTGTGCTATTTGGTGCAAAGAACAAAATGGGACTCTCGAAGTCTACATATTGCTTATAATTTAtctaaatttcatattttgtgaAAAAATGTCAGTGGATATAGCATTGGTAAAATAGCAGTGTatctcattaaaagaaaagatgctcacaGTGTTATTGGTAGAAAAAATTATCAGAATGGACAGTGTACTAGTCAGCGTTCTCTAAAGAAACAGAACTAATATATTTTTgtgcttatgtatatatatacatatgtatatattattattattttttaaagatttatttgacagagagagacacagcaagagaggaaacacaagcaggggggcgtggaagagggagaagcaggcttcccgctgagcagggaacccgatgcagggctccatcccaggaccctgggatcatgacctgagccaaaggcagacgcttaacgactgagccacccaggcgcccctatacatatgtgtgtgtgtgtgtgtttataaatatatatatacacacataccacacacacaaacacttacatatgatgtttctttttccttcctgcaTATACTGAATTTTAACTTTCTCCAGATTTGGTTACCTTAGGTAATACCAttactactttgtttttttaaaggctttgaaAGTCTCTTGGGCCTATAAAAGCCACAGGGCTCTCAAAAAGTAATACTCAGGTTTTGATGTGCATAAGAATAATCTAAAGACCAtgtaaaatgcagattttcagcTTCATTTCTAGAAAATTCTGATGCAGTTTATATGGGGAGAGGGTGCCcacaaatctgcattttaaaggaGCTGCAGTTTCTCTCTGGTTTGCTCAATAACTATTCTATATTGATGCATCATAATTCAATATGCACTTTAAAGAAAACCTTATcctttggggtgcctgcgtggcctAGTTGGTTAactggctgactcttgatttcagctcaagtcatcatctcagggttgtaaaattgagccccgcatcaggctctgtgctgagcatggagcctgcttaagtttctctctctccctctgcccctcctcgctGACCCCGCTAGCacacttgctcactctcaaaaaaaaaaaaaaacaaacaaacaacccccccaaaactaaaccttttattttggaatattagATTTATAAAACACTTGCAGAGATTGTATGGAGAGTTCCCATGTATTCTCTTCATCCAGCTTTCcctaatgttaatattttatgtaacacttatgttaaaacttaaaaaaaaaatttggtaattgctggggtgcctgggtggctcagtcagttaagcgtcctactcttggtttttggctcagatcatgatctcagggtcgtgagatggagccccacgtcagggtcgtgagattgagttcTGTGTCGGGcttgcactcagcatggagtctgcttgcgattctttccccctctctctccctccacccctgctcctcccccccctttctctctctaaaataaataaattaaatctttaaaaaatggtatattGCTTTTAGCTTCTCTCAAGAGTTTATTCagatttgtagattttttttttacagtaatatactttttctgttccagaatctaATCCAGTATATCACATTGAA includes:
- the LOC118356533 gene encoding ferritin heavy chain-like encodes the protein MPGLPAMATSPLSQVRQNYHPDCEAAINSQINLELYASYVYLSMAFYFDRDDVALKNFAQFFLRQSREETEHAEKLMQLQNQRGGRIRLRDIKKPDRDDWESGLKAMECALHLEKSVNQSLLDLHQLATDKSDAHLCDFLESHYLHEQVKSIKELGAYVTNLSKMGAPEAGMAEYLFDKLTLGDSDKKN